The following proteins come from a genomic window of Anas acuta chromosome 22, bAnaAcu1.1, whole genome shotgun sequence:
- the KLHDC7A gene encoding kelch domain-containing protein 7A has protein sequence MSQRVTVPWQSDMQLAGKLVLSAAALLLLTLAYRFYKSRSAPSGPGGSTLAADACGETERRENTAQDGEVVASLRRRQVFGGGAWQGGGNARVSALEPRQVLARRDRCLPVGKEEERGEPGGSGDLAEMLSGEEGNGHGHSVISPCTGLSTQMGDGGGAQSTEQDLAIGGMSQEGGRGVIQTHSVTSDLGLMITASNKRSDTSYSFSSLAKIQVEENYITKRNAKDGARQLAPGLKGKVYDYYIQSISQTVSKKRSLPYAPLGEALSCNSEYVNEELQNLEQANKELQSLEKVNEELQSLEKVAEELQSLEHISEELQSPVTPEPETKSQQPTVAMQDPITSPIVPSPVGSLEVATKPPAPTRSFSRKNSVIQIAENPQLQLPMEGFGAPLPTNTPPASPRLELVAGANFFQVSPPAPDTLLDLGNCYEVLCMAKAEKLSHLQEAAYKVMSDNYLQVLRTPSIYGRLNARERELILQRRMKGKMCVTVADISTQDPDLHASRLCYYDDGGDRWYHLCHMPPEAVSQGCAMCSMFNYLFVVAGCEGSGRAQRPSKRVFCYDPLTNIWREIRSLNQARPHCKLVALDGCLYAIGGECLYTVERYDPRQDRWTFTAPLPHDTFAMAHTATVCDGEIYVTGGTLRYVLLRYAARRDSWIVSPAGGSKDRTAEMVSTKGFIYRFDLNRSMGIGVYRCGAKAKLWYECATYPMPYPSCFQCAVVGGLVHCIGRRFHLRFLADHISPRFGTKELQPFPSPRGSLLPAVLVLPQGGMEQVQV, from the coding sequence ATGAGCCAGCGGGTAACCGTGCCCTGGCAGTCCGACATGCAGCTGGCCGGCAAGCTGGTCCTCTCCGCCGCCGCACTGCTCCTGCTGACTTTGGCGTACAGGTTTTACAAATCCCGCTCGGCCCCCAGCGGCCCCGGAGGCAGCACCTTGGCAGCCGATGCTTGCGGAGAGACggagagaagggaaaacacCGCCCAAGATGGGGAGGTGGTGGCAAGTCTGCGGCGCAGGCAGGTTTTCGGTGGTGGGGCTTGGCAAGGTGGTGGCAATGCCCGAGTGAGTGCCTTGGAGCCGCGGCAAGTGCTGGCCCGAAGAGATCGATGTCTGCCAGTgggcaaggaggaggaaagaggggAGCCGGGAGGCAGTGGGGACCTGGCCGAAATGCTGAGTGGGGAGGAGGGCAACGGGCATGGACACAGCGTGATCAGCCCATGCACCGGGCTTTCCACCCAGATGGGGGATGGTGGAGGTGCCCAAAGCACCGAGCAGGATTTGGCCATCGGGGGCATGAGCCAGGAAGGGGGCAGGGGGGTGATCCAGACCCACAGTGTCACCTCAGACCTTGGGCTAATGATAACAGCGAGCAACAAGAGGTCGGACACCTCCTACTCTTTCTCCTCACTTGCGAAGATCCAGGTGGAAGAGAACTACATCACCAAGAGGAATGCGAAGGATGGGGCCAGACAGCTGGCCCCTGGCCTCAAAGGCAAAGTGTATGACTACTACATCCAGTCCATCTCCCAGACGGTGTCAAAGAAAAGGTCTCTTCCCTATGCCCCTCTGGGAGAAGCCCTGAGCTGCAACTCAGAGTATGTCAATGAAGAGCTGCAGAACTTGGAGCAGGCCAacaaggagctgcagagcttgGAGAAGGTCAACGAGGAGCTGCAAAGCTTGGAGAAGGTcgctgaggagctgcagagcttgGAGCACATCagtgaggagctgcagagccctgtCACCCCAGAACCTGAGACCAAGAGCCAGCAACCAACCGTGGCAATGCAGGACCCCATCACTTCTCCCATAGTCCCATCACCTGTGGGGAGCTTGGAGGTTGCCACCAAGCCCCCAGCTCCCACTCGCAGCTTCAGCCGCAAGAACAGCGTCATCCAAATTGCTGAGAacccccagctccagcttccCATGGAGGGCTTTGGTGCACCACTGCCAACCAACACACCACCAGCAAGCCCCCggctggagctggtggctggAGCCAACTTCTTCCAAGTGTCACCTCCTGCCCCGGACACCCTCCTGGATCTGGGGAACTGCTACGAGGTCCTCTGCATGGCCAAGGCGGAGAAGCTCAGCCACCTCCAGGAGGCTGCCTACAAGGTCATGAGTGACAACTACCTGCAGGTGCTGAGGACGCCCTCCATCTACGGCCGCCTCAACGCCAGGGAGCGGGAGCTCATCCTCCAGCGGAGGATGAAGGGGAAGATGTGTGTCACCGTGGCAGACATCAGCACGCAGGACCCTGACCTCCACGCCAGCCGGCTCTGCTACTACGATGACGGAGGGGACCGCTGGTACCACCTCTGCCACATGCCACCGGAGGCGGTCTCCCAGGGGTGTGCCATGTGTAGCATGTTCAACTACCTCTTCGTGGTGGCTGGCTGTGAGGGCTCGGGCCGTGCACAGAGACCTTCCAAACGTGTCTTCTGCTACGACCCCTTGACCAACATCTGGAGGGAGATCCGCTCCTTGAACCAAGCGCGGCCGCACTGCAAGCTGGTGGCCCTGGACGGCTGTCTCTATGCCATCGGTGGGGAGTGCCTCTACACAGTGGAGCGATACGACCCCCGCCAGGACCGCTGGACCTTCAccgcccccctgccccatgACACCTTCGCCATGGCCCACACGGCCACGGTGTGCGACGGGGAGATCTACGTGACGGGGGGCACCTTGCGCTACGTGCTGCTGCGCTATGCTGCCCGCAGGGACAGCTGGATCGTCAGCCCGGCCGGCGGCAGCAAGGACAGGACAGCGGAGATGGTGAGCACCAAGGGCTTCATCTACCGCTTCGATCTCAACCGCAGCATGGGCATCGGCGTCTACCGCTGCGGTGCCAAGGCCAAGCTGTGGTATGAGTGTGCCACCTACCCCATGCCCTACCCATCCTGCTTCCAGTGCGCTGTGGTCGGCGGCTTGGTCCACTGCATCGGCCGGCGCTTCCATCTCCGGTTCTTGGCCGACCACATCTCACCACGCTTCGGGAccaaggagctgcagcccttCCCCTCGCCCCGTGgcagcctcctccctgctgtCCTGGTGCTGCCACAGGGAGGGATGGAGCAGGTGCAGGTTTGA